A window of Phaseolus vulgaris cultivar G19833 chromosome 4, P. vulgaris v2.0, whole genome shotgun sequence genomic DNA:
TCAGTGGTCTGCATAAGATCTTTCCCTTCACGCAGACCAAGGCGTGCGATGTTTTCTGCGCAAACCTCAAAAGCTGTTTCTTTTTCTCGATCTTGTTGCTGCTGTTCTTGTCCACGGTGGCTCTCATTTACGTAAAGGACAAGCCCGTGGCGGCACGGGCGGTGCAAGAGGACGCCCAGCCCTCGTGTTTCTTTCAGCTCTTCGGGGCGTTGAAGGAGCTCAAAAGACCCATGTGGATGCTCATGTTGGTGACAGCTGTCAACTGGATCGGGTGGTTCCCCTACTTCCTCTTCGACACCGACTGGATGGGTCGCGAGGTGTACGGCGGAACGGCGGGCGAGGACGCGTACGCGGAGGGGGTGCGCGTGGGGTCGCTGGGACTCATGATAAACGCCGTCGTTTTGGGGTTCATGTCGCTGGCGGTTGAACCCTTGGGCCGCATGGTTGGGGGAGTGAAGAGGCTCTGGGGGATCGTGAACTTCATTCTCGCGATTGGCTTCGGAATGACCGTGGTCATAACCAAGATGGCAGAGCACCAGCGCCACTTGAACCCCGCCGCCGTGGGTCACCCCTCCGACGGCGTCAAAATTGGCTCCATGGTTTTCTTCGCGGTTCTCGGAGTTCCCCTTGCGGTAAcgttttctctctcttctctacGTGTTCTAAACGATTGCGTTTGGTTTACTGAATTTCAGTTACATTTGAAAAATTAGCAAGTTTTAACTTTTCTTTCTAAATTGTTTAAATCATTAACCCATCCCGgtaatttaattattcatttaatctttttaatgtttatgttttaatCTCTACATCTTAAAAAAATCGTTGTAGTTTTTTTACTAAACATTTAATTACTGGGCAtctgtttatttttctgttatatATAGTTCGTATTTATGTTgtaatgttttttatatttcttcaaaaaaaattctGGACAAGGGTGGTGTTGGACAGTAGTTGGGCCGTACCTAGTTGTCATATGCACATAAATTCtactacaatattttttaaggctatttttttatttttataaggaattataaaatattcaaacagATAAACATATAAGGAGTGTTTCTTCTTGGAAATGAGAAAATTGAATGCAAGTTTGTATATCTTTGATAACTTGTTTTGTATAAAGAATCTTGAAAAGTCTAAAAAAGTGGACTCTTTTGACTGGTGGAGTTTTGGTTTGGACTTCTTGTCAGTCTAATATTTTTGGCAGGGATTACCTAATCTATGTCAGACACTGTTCATAATAATTCAAatacagattgaaaataaacgTACCCTTTATTCTTTATGTAAGAGTGAAGTGAAGATACATTAAAAACGAGGTTTAttgaacaattaaaaaaaacaaagaagtaTGAGACAAGTTGAACTGAAAAGCTTAAAAATGATCTACTTGCCTTAAACTAATGTTCTACTTTCTATTCATGTGTTCAGATTACTTTCAGTGTTCCTTTTGCTCTTGCATCAATATACTCCAGCGCTTCAGGAGCAGGGCAAGGTATAAATCAATTCACAACTTGTCAAAATTagatcattttatttatatgcacatttaatcaaataatttgttCTCATACTTTGGTCCATTGATGTATTCAACTGGGTTACTAATCCTTTTTCTTGATTCAGGTTTATCATTGGGAGTCCTCAATCTTGCAATTGTTGTACCACAGGTTAGTCTGATTGAACCAGAAATATACTTTGAATATAAGTATAAAGTATGAGTATTATTAGTCAATTATTTGACCATGTATACACACATGTGAATGTACAGATGGTGGTGTCTGCACTGAGTGGTCCTTGGGATGCTTTGTTTGGTGGTGGCAACTTGCCGGCTTTCATGGTGGGGGCAGCGGCGGCCGCCTTGAGCGCCATAATGGCGATTGTCTTGCTGCCAACCCCAAAACCAGCTGATGAGGCCAAGGCTGCAAGCATGGTTGCAGGGGGCTTTCACTAGTTGATGGAGTTTTTCATGTTTCAGTTTTGTCCCCTGCTTTGTTAGGAAAAAACAAGACCAAAATGAAAGTAATAAGAAGGAAAAAATTGGAGCTGGTGTGTAATTATGTATTAGACCCACCAAGTGCTGCATTTGTTGTTGTTGTAGCACCCACTGAACATAGTAATTGTAGAGTTTGGTGTGATTGTACAGAATTGCAGTGGTTGGAGGACCTTCCTAATATATAAACATAGTCTGCTAAGTTAAGTGTTCAGAGGAATTTGGTGACAACAGAGTCAAGTTCAAGACTTTATAtccatcaataataataataataagggAAATGCAATGCTCCTTTTGCAATGTTTTCCCAGTTCCTTCTTATACATCTTACATCGTACTTTTATCTTATTTTCTCATCTCTTTCTTTTTACATCACAAAGTCTTATAAATGCTATTTTAACACTGCAATAGTTTccatttcacttttttttataaatgttagGTTGAGAATTATAATCAAACTGAATTCTATTTCTTTTATTCTCTTCTTATGTATCTTTATGATAGTAGTTAATGTaagaaaacattaattttaagaGAAAACTATCTAGCAGATAGATTTATTAACATGTTTGGTTTCATACatagaatttaatttatattaactaaatttattgaatatttaaaaggaaaatattacaatttaatgttattaattgcAATATAATGAAAATTCTCTATTCAATCATGAAAAGTgtgaaaagaaaagatgaaggaacaaaAAAGTtggaagaaaataaattattactgTGTTGAATGTTGATGCAAGACAATGTGTGGTATGTGTGTGATATGCGAATGAGAGACAATTGTCATGATGAGCCATATTCCGTGTATCTCTCACATTATTCGAAGCATTAAATATGAACAAGTTACTAaagttaagtttaaaattttgaataaaaataacattatcaGTACAACATTGGAATTTTTTTTGCAACCtaatttgttttcaatttctctaaaaatatttttaaattcatgaTAGTTTTTAGTAATTCCATTCTTAATTATAGTTAAGTTAATGTTATAAGAGGAAAttgttaattaatataatttaaataaaaaataatatttcaaaactAAGATAGCTAAATTTTTTAAGTACGTAAGTTTAATtaagtttatatttattatttatataaataaaaagattttatttatttttaccctTTTCACCAAAATTTACTctcaatattatatttttataaaaataattataatttatttagacAGTTAcaatctattttatttatactattttataatgattgtaaaaaattattttctaatatatattataaacacAAATTGTCtctaaaacaataataaaatacgatttatatttttaagaattaaaattatttttaatttattctttacaTAACTTAATTACTATtataacataaaaattattgctcataatatatttaaaataaaatttatacatggttatcttatttataaaaaatattaaatatatcacttaattgaattatatgcatacttttttttaatcaatattcTTTGTGGTACTAAATTAATTATAGTTAATAATACGGACTAAAAAAGactaacaattaaaaaaatgacaaaGTCTAAAATAGAATTTGATAATGTTTGTAAGAATTCAAAACCATATTTTATtctatcatttatttatttttaagttgaGTATGgatagaaatataaaaaataaaataatttattatattataattattaattctaaaaatataaaacatatttaatttttctttagatATAATATTCCTATTTATgatatattaaacaaatattttataataattcaatattataacactaaaattaatatatagaaaacaaattataggttttaagtataatataatgattttgaatataatataatattaaatttatttattaaataagaaaggtaaaagaaaaaaatataattaccttatttatattaaataataaataaagtattCAATTAAATagtaaatctaaaatataaaaccaTTTTGACtacaaataagtttttttatattgtttttgatATTGTCTTagttttactattggattcgttggaaGACGAATTATAATCATTTGACGTTATCTATACTATTATCTCTTTAATATTAAACACTCTAATACGGATTAGACAATCTATGCTAAAATAATTCTAATATGAATGTAAGACAAAAATTATCAATAGACTAAGTGATATTTATTGTAGGAATTAAAACCTTATTGAAATCTTATAAATGTTGTCATTATTATCATCttaagttttattattttatttaatgccttgccttaataaaatatttagagaTAACAGACCAATCCATGTGAGTCAGTCTACCAATCCTCTGAAAAAAGCATGGTTGAGCTACGTATTTTAATCCACTAGCTCATTTAGGTTTGTTTTTCATAACTTGTAGCCTACGCAGGCCAATGACGGGGTAGAACAGGTTAGCCCACATAacctataataaaaaaaaatcaattatctTTCAATGTTAGTAAAATGCAGGAACAACAATGATGGTTTTGAAGTCCAGAGAAGAtcataattaattacaataagTAACTTAGataataatttctttatatGTATGTTTGTTTGTAAAAGATTTAACTTTGTCATGTTTATTTGATGTAAATGTTAATCTTATACttatttaacttatttaaattttatcgtCAATGATAGACTTTATAAGGTGCAACAAGAATGtaaaatatcaaaacaaaattattgtcctaacatttttttaataaaagctttcatgttaggcatcactatacAACTTggcatctcagctaggctgataCCTCAactaacaacaatcatttgccatcacattagaaaattattattaaaaaaaggaaaaagaaagaaaatacaaaaaatatatggtggactagaccaaaacccatatgttaacaaaaactatacataggtagactatacttattcataaagaattttaagaataaactagatggaagcctattatatgaatgaaatgattctctatgaataaatcctaaattagccaactaaTCAGCACAagcatttccttcacgaaaaatatgagtaaccctaaacctgatttttccacagtaattaagacaagtatttcatcgattacgaagcatacacgaaacattagtcctagcaatAAATGCatcacaaaccaaggcagaatcacattagTCCTAGCAATAAATGCatcacaaaccaaggcagaatcacattagTCCTAGCAATAAATGCATCACAAGCCAAGGCAAAATCACATTTAAGTCATACATTAGTAAGACCcatcttttgagtttcctcTATAGCATATATAACACCATAAAATCTAGCAACCATAGTAGTCTGAACTTCAAAAAACGCAGAGAAAACACCAATAAAATCTCCCATACTCttacgaaaaatacctccacaagtaccAAGACCAGGATATCCTCTAGCAaccccatcaatgttaattttaacttatccTGGTAAAGAACTCCCATCTAGCAGGAAGatgacgaagaactttaccagtacgagtattaataccaaaaaacttaatcacattgaaatccaacatatcattattcattgaagctttagacaaATTTTCCTCTAAataagttaaatctttaattaatgAAACAGTCTtagaaacatcaatcttatcctgaaatctagcataattcctcatatgcctccaaatagaaaaagttaacacaacaagcttaatcaatttagccaaaggactaccatcactcttaataaaaaaaatcatccttattagagaaatgagaagtaagaaaaatctgttGAACTCAACTCTAAATATGCAaaacattagaacattcaaaaaataaatgctaaatagattcctcgtgtttttccaaagcgtacacatagaagatatatgcaaacctttactatgaatatgttgatctgtaggaagtcgctcatgaaaaactttccagagtactagagttttggaaggcggaatgtatgaagaccaaatgaatttaccccaaccataGGGAACTCATGGTTCCAAGAAAAATGTCTAAgttgatttaagagtgaaaggAAGACTcgtctagaatccaattagggaGATCTTGTTCCtctctaaccatgatatgattaaaaaaatgaggcatctgTCGTAAAgacaagggaatattccaatcacaaccagttcaaaactgagagactgtatccagAATGCTAGCACCATAAGATAATCctacaatatttgctaaagaagtagtagaacaccatttataatttcagaaattaataaaagtacctGTACCAACAATCCAAGCAGTAttatcaagtatagtagaataaagtTGCTTAATtcctggccaaagagatgaggatctataaaccattctaaactcgtattttgatttaagaaccctgactttcaggagaaaagaccaaggcctgttgctataagcaaagttccaaacAAGCTTAAggagatatgcattatttttatGATGAAGGTTATAATCTTTAAACCTCCATTCTTAAGAGGTGAACAAATTGTCGCCCAATTAACGGTAGTTAtgccttttttttataatatcatcagtccaaataaattttagaaaccattgttcaacttgcttaagaagtgaaatagaccatttatacatattaaagctataagctagaaatccagtaatcactATATTGACCAATTGAAtctgacccatcatgctaagagatttacctttccaaaatgctagcttcaatttaacTTTATGAGTCAATggttgaagaaatcgacacttTGGAGTACCAACAAGATCGACACTCTAAATAAGTGAAAgacaaacaaccatgactataATTTATTCTAACATTTacatataagttttttttttaagattttgttATGCGGGCAAGCACCCTTAAGCCAATTATTATGTTAGATGGGTCAACAAAGCTAAGACAATTTCTTCCGGCACCACCATAAAAGATGTGAAATGACAACTTTGtcattttcttcatcttcttcattgaCACCCCTCTTTCCTTCTTCTAGattctaaaatttaattttgtattctaaattttagAGTTTGGAATGTATTTTctagatttaaaaatacattactctataattcataatacaattttgtatttcaaattctAAAGTTCAAAAAAACCTACATATTATACAAttcagaaatgaaaaaaaaaaaatgctacACCTTTTACCGAATGacagttttaaaattaaaagattgGAGGTGCAATAAGAAACTgtggaggtggaggaagaaattgcTAATCTGCAACGGATCCATCCTAACTTTTATGGGACCAAATATGGGACTCACCAACGCCCATTGCCATCTTTTCAGAAAATTTAAAGTTGAATTAGTTTTCAAGAGATTTTGAATccgaatcaattaaaaataacgGGAAGTAAATATACAACATCATCTAGCAAAGGTTTTTTAAATAGAtgaaatttgtttaaaaaattataaaattgcgAGAGGTTAGATGGTAGAATCTACAGAATTTAACGATTTGTTAATTTAATACATatcaagaaataaataatatatgtatTCAAAAAATGGGTTAAAAATGGATTTTTAACATTCCTATAAATACATCTCtattacatattatatattaaatcttAGCTTAAAACATGTGTTTTATAAgattttcttattaaaaaatttataatttttgtaaaaatgatatacaatgaaatttataaaagataaattaaaatctaatataataattattataacaatGATTGAGTTGACtcgtatttttattttcatgcaCCTCCATGTTCACATTATAATGACGAAATGACCAAATAACCTCTAATCTTTTCTTCAGTATTTTAATCCTAATTTTTACTTTCCACATGAAGCCCATAGTGAAGGGGGAAACACGGGGGGTGCGAAAAGTAAAACATTAATGGTGCATGCATGATCATGGATATTGCTACATTTGCTGGATTTCAATTGATTTCTGTCgatttctttttgcacctccATGCTTTCTTCCTGCATCTCTGTATACAAGACTTGAAATGATAATTTTGTCTTTTTCCTCATCTTTTTCAGTGACAccctttttccattttttttattttattttgaattttagagTTCGTAGGTATTTTCTagaattcagaaaataaaatcgtttccaaattttaaaatttaaaatgtattttatgaatttaaaaatatcttcaaaattttaatttttggaatACAATTTTGTATTTCGAATTTTAGAGTTCTTATTTTTGAACTcaaaaaaatatctttcaaattttaaaattatacaattttatatttctttttcaaatttaaaatttaaaatataattttatatttcgaATTTTAAAGTTTGGAAGgtttacaaattataatacaattagaaaatgaaaaaaaaaattctgcacCTTTTGCCCAAGAGATTTTGGAATTGAATATACAAAGAGGTGAGAAAGAAATTGTCTTCATTCCTAAAATTCTCACATGGGCCGGATTTACCTCACACATCTAAGACATAATACTTTTAATGTGAGCGATCtaactctattttttttttaggtttttaaaTTCGCGGACAAATTCTCTCTAACCCGGGAAGGATGGTGTAACCATGAATGACTCAACATCATCTGAGCTAGCTCAACCTTCTAAAAAGATGACCAAGAGTATGAAACAGGGTTCAAGGCTAGGTCAGAAATCTCAGACAAACAGTAACTCAAGCCTAACCATTCCTCAAAGGATCATTAGGGGCATACACAAGAGCAAGGTTAGAATaatatcttctttcttttagtCTTTCTATAAGATAGGGTTTAAATGTAATAAACTAGCCCTGTACCCGTGCACAGCACGggtattctataaaaaaaaaaagaaacctaataaaaataaataaaagaaatattacataacaaataattaataaataataaataaatttcattaaaaaaattcaaaaaataaaataaaatttaacaaatgTAGAAAATCTGAAGGAAGGAATCAATGAAACGCTGACAAATGGCGTAACCACATGAAGCCACCTAGCGTTCATATAAACGCTCATTCCTCACACTCTCTTCATTCTCCGTTTCCTAAACCTTAACCCTCTGCATTCCCTCCaaaactctctctctcacatTTCTCTCCTCTGTTATGCTTATGTTTCACAAATTTGGCAACTACACCATGGGGTTTTGAGTTTATATAGGTTCTGATAACATATATCCATTCATTctcatttctttttttcatttttttgaagAACAGGTTATTCTTTATCATTTCTTTTCTACATTGcgtctttttattttttctgtcgATTCTTTTCATCTATTTGTTACATTTTTTCACAACaccaattttattttcttgggTTCCTtactgatatgattccaataacatgatatggATATAGAATGAATGGGTGACTCTAAAACAGCAAGTAAACCCCAAGAACTACTCAAGAACAGTTCAGGAATCACAAGAACAATGCCAAGAACAGCAAGTTAACGCAGCATACTattgggttcaatagtgtcaaagttcaagatgggggtgaattgaccttttaaatgTTTCTCGCATAATCAATTTTTATcacagtacacagaaaataaatcgatttatttgacaatgaacaaatttattttgacacTGTTTATGTTTGAAAACGTTTATATTAGCCAAGTTATTCTCGAGGTTATACAGATTAATTTGCAAgccacacacactgatattaaaGAGAAAAACAGTGAACAGCAAAAACCAGTAACCTTCAatttttaagcaagtgattaaggttcaattattagcttgacaatcaattgggtaacctatcacaatcaaccTGTTCTAGTTGTATTTAATAGATCATATATCTTCTTCACATAACCaaactgattttccagaaaataagaacagtatgaacaagcccagaaagaacaaatttgtttttaattgagCAGATTGGCAGATAAGCAAGAATtcgagtgcagggatgaagagaaatgaacacacaacagttatactggttcactcaaatgagctacatccagtctcacctaatccaaggtgaaatccactaaacaaaatgtaccaaacacacttacacaaccactgttcttgaaccctacaagaaacttggcacacttgctgaaaaacactatttcagcacacacactcttcaagaaaccctatcaagaagagtttacaatcacacttttacaagaaaagaaatatgaaatgaatacacctgatagaggatgcagaaatctgccttaaaccagtagaacagattgctcaaacagtagcagcacctctcacCAAGACTTAGAgccaaacaagaacaagcacacttttgatttgtaaaatctttcaagaacacatgctaattctctgtaaatccttaattctatgttgtaaaacttgttttctcaaatgtATGATTCACTTTTAAACGTaggaacaagttttctttttatagaaaaacaacttataacagattttcaaaaaacagttaaagttgttataaaaagaacagattgaaaataaaaagaacaaatttattttcaaaagcagttagagaatttgttatgtcAAGGAGACtcagtcaaccattctggtgcagggacAAAACGAAAAAACCGTTTAAGATAAACATGGaaccagactaaaaagaatctattcatttacaaatgaatagatttatttttcaaaacgataacagaaaaGACTTAAGTATCGAAACATAGTcgttttgacttagtcaaaatacttgatgcacaaaacctgATTTTCGAAAGACTTAGTCaatgcatcagtttaaaaaataatttgtttatttagaaaagaacagatttatttttatgcagtaaaggtgttttttgcaaaacatgtgaaaaacagtttcagaaaatttgtgcttactcttatcacatggtcaggggttaaaaggtgagttacctagcaaaaagcctactcttaaacaacctctaacctatacctaagacattcttaaagcaaatacaactatacatgaaatgtacacaaatggcttcattaaacacatgtctt
This region includes:
- the LOC137837516 gene encoding sucrose transport protein SUC8-like; protein product: MEAPSPTKPIDPTKPSITTLSVEGSQGEPSPLRKMFAVASIAAGIQFGWALQLSLLTPYVQLLGVPHAAASFIWLCGPISGLVVQPIVGYYSDRSTSRYGRRRPFILGGAVAVAIAVFLIGYAADIGYSAGDDITKKTRPRAVAVFVIGFWILDVANNMLQGPCRAFLADLAAGDQRKTRIANGFFSFFMAVGNVLGYAAGSFSGLHKIFPFTQTKACDVFCANLKSCFFFSILLLLFLSTVALIYVKDKPVAARAVQEDAQPSCFFQLFGALKELKRPMWMLMLVTAVNWIGWFPYFLFDTDWMGREVYGGTAGEDAYAEGVRVGSLGLMINAVVLGFMSLAVEPLGRMVGGVKRLWGIVNFILAIGFGMTVVITKMAEHQRHLNPAAVGHPSDGVKIGSMVFFAVLGVPLAITFSVPFALASIYSSASGAGQGLSLGVLNLAIVVPQMVVSALSGPWDALFGGGNLPAFMVGAAAAALSAIMAIVLLPTPKPADEAKAASMVAGGFH